Proteins from a genomic interval of Coccinella septempunctata chromosome 2, icCocSept1.1, whole genome shotgun sequence:
- the LOC123307242 gene encoding uncharacterized protein LOC123307242, producing the protein MRTLFLLAFLVTIISVQTASSKKCSTNPAKIECTATEYQNYVDCIRSRMKRSADCYEDDEEECPSGDCGNSCDNCNCDECTSSNCGNSCNRRCCSSCCEFKECSTNHCCHRLCHNSCSTSSCRSSCRRSCYKSVRREKERDIIIPGGDRSSTNSSNLVNNRGTHNITTVIHLNNLINNTNLIDVPINLNNSNVNNITVENSQNGSSVYGASSNSPCCNVVEPRQCVPTASYPYIDCFHLRRQQCGQFCRAPVVHKVAQNVCYNSANNTPVCGQQVIYVPQPRTSCSYQPQWPFVACNNQGGDCNGCYDYLLNPFRTQRSCGSSCYNYGVNQGMMFRQGPVFGPGYSLPPMVNPMMPTGCNSYSGCGLTNMATYINPGMYYGANTYNNYGIYGSFTPQGIPGYDPNYGMQLQGYGGNLMAALTGGANMGNIPLPLEQFVPMNLTANATNVLYGLITNQTSPLTPISGLPDNMFGQAITIDEETFKKLLGQDISNGVITPNEDKTISNNKESEVEVARVTENEPTTTTYSSLVFGR; encoded by the coding sequence CTTTTCCTCTTGGCGTTCCTTGTCACAATCATCTCAGTTCAGACAGCTTCATCGAAGAAATGTTCCACGAACCCAGCCAAGATCGAATGTACGGCCACAGAATACCAAAACTACGTAGACTGCATCCGAAGTCGTATGAAGAGAAGCGCCGATTGTTACGAAGACGATGAGGAAGAATGCCCTTCTGGTGATTGTGGAAACTCTTGCGACAACTGCAACTGCGACGAATGTACATCCAGCAACTGCGGAAACTCTTGTAACAGAAGGTGCTGCAGTTCCTGTTGTGAATTCAAAGAGTGCTCGACCAACCATTGCTGCCACAGACTCTGCCACAACTCCTGTTCAACCTCATCGTGCAGAAGCTCTTGCAGAAGATCCTGTTATAAGTCAGTCAGAAGAGAGAAGGAGCGAGACATTATCATCCCTGGGGGTGATCGCTCATCAACTAACTCGTCTAATTTGGTAAATAACAGAGGAACCCATAACATAACCACCGTCATCCATTTGAACAACCTTATCAACAACACGAACCTTATAGATGTGCCCATAAACTTGAACAACTCCAATGTGAACAACATCACAGTCGAGAATTCCCAAAATGGCTCTTCTGTATATGGTGCTAGCAGTAATTCGCCCTGTTGTAACGTTGTTGAACCACGCCAATGTGTACCAACTGCTTCTTATCCTTACATCGATTGTTTCCATTTGAGGAGGCAACAATGTGGCCAGTTCTGTAGAGCACCAGTTGTGCACAAAGTAGCACAAAATGTCTGTTATAACTCTGCTAACAATACCCCAGTTTGCGGCCAACAAGTGATTTATGTTCCGCAGCCAAGAACCTCTTGCAGTTATCAACCACAATGGCCATTCGTAGCTTGTAACAACCAGGGTGGAGATTGCAACGGTTGTTACGATTACCTACTGAATCCTTTTAGAACCCAGAGAAGTTGTGGATCTTCTTGTTACAACTATGGGGTGAACCAAGGGATGATGTTTAGACAAGGCCCTGTTTTTGGTCCTGGATATTCACTTCCACCAATGGTCAATCCAATGATGCCGACAGGGTGTAATAGTTACAGTGGTTGTGGCTTGACCAACATGGCCACCTATATAAACCCAGGAATGTACTACGGTGCTAATACCTACAACAACTACGGAATATATGGAAGTTTCACTCCTCAGGGTATACCAGGCTATGATCCTAACTATGGTATGCAACTACAAGGATATGGGGGTAATCTGATGGCAGCACTGACAGGTGGTGCTAATATGGGAAATATTCCTCTTCCACTAGAACAATTTGTGCCAATGAATCTGACAGCAAATGCTACGAATGTATTATATGGATTAATAACTAATCAGACATCACCTCTAACTCCAATAAGTGGTTTGCCAGATAATATGTTTGGACAAGCGATAACTATAGATGAAGAAACGTTCAAAAAACTTCTCGGACAAGACATTTCGAATGGAGTGATCACTCCCAACGAGGATAAGACCATTTCTAACAACAAAGAAAGTGAAGTTGAAGTCGCGCGTGTTACAGAAAATGAACCTACAACTACCACATATTCTTCACTTGTATTCGGACGTTGA
- the LOC123306800 gene encoding DNA polymerase delta subunit 2 yields the protein MPGEIDDSCITRSSLKYENHSKKFITSTRNYTKQYCSIYITRLEHMGNVLTEKAKARWGEDYPIVKLHKLSETDCDKCIVIGTLFKDQKLKPSIVKQLSEANQLVPQPILTNFTDDSDVLLIEDELQRYQIIGNLKKNNVVTGITCALLGKDIGKGKFDAEDYIFIDFHPQIERPIFEQNFYVLLLSGLDLIHLEKTNIILQIIPYWLSGLIELDETINSKDICRVIIAGNSVRTAPEKAKPTISMTSRIPESADTIDAVKILDEFLLKICQIIDVDIMPGENDPSNHILPQQPLHHCMFPKSSKYRSLNQVPNPYKCLLDGVKVLGTSGQPIRDILRFSDLTDPLDALESCLKWSHLAPTAPDTLGCFPFYEEDPFILDDCPHVFFAGNQESFGTRKAKGPQGQEVCLVSIPEFSTTLQACLLNLKNLECNLVSFKS from the exons ATGCCAGGTGAAATAGATGATTCCTGCATTACAAGGTCTTCTCTTAAGTATGAGAATCACTCAAAGAAATTCATAACTTCAACCAGAAACTACACAAAACAATACTGCAGTATCTACATAACTCGTCTTGAACACATGGGAAATGTGCTTACAGAAAAAGCTAAAGCAAGATGGGGCGAAGATTATCCTATTGTAAAATTACATAAACTCTCAGAAACAGATTGTGATAAGTGTATAGTTATTGGAACGTTATTTAAAGATCAAAAGCTTAAACCATCTATTGTTAAACAACTTTCTGAAGCAAATCAACTAGTGCCTCAACCAATACTAACTAATTTCACTGATGATTCTGATGTTCTATTGATCGAAGATGAATTGCAAAGGTATCAGATAATAG gaaatttaaagaaaaataatGTAGTTACTGGTATAACTTGTGCGTTATTAGGTAAAGATATTGGGAAAGGAAAATTTGATGCTGAGGACTATATATTCATAGATTTTCATCCTCAGATAGAGAGGCCAATATTTGAACAAAACTTTTATGTTTTGTTGTTGAGTGGACTAGATTTGATTCATTTAGAAAAGACAAATATCATATTACAAATTATTCCATATTGGTTATCTGGTTTGATAGAGTTAGATGAAACAATAAACTCCAAGGATATATGTAGAGTAATCATAGCGGGCAATAGTGTGAGAACTGCACCAGAAAAAGCTAAACCAACAATATCTATGACTTCCAGAATTCCAGAATCAGCTGATACCATTGATGCAGTTAAAATCTTGGATGAATTTTTACTTAAAATATGCCAAATAATTGATGTGGATATTATGCCTGGTGAAAATGACCCTTCAAACCATATACTTCCACAGCAGCCTTTGCATCATTGCATGTTCCCTAAATCATCCAAGTATAGATCATTAAACCAAGTTCCAAATCCGTATAAATGTTTGCTAGATGGAGTGAAGGTATTGGGTACTTCAGGACAACCAATAAGAgatattttacgtttttctgaTCTCACCGATCCCTTAGATGCATTAGAAAGTTGCCTGAAATGGTCTCATTTAGCACCAACAGCTCCTGATACATTGGGTTGTTTTCCTTTCTATGAGGAAGACCCATTCATACTTGACGATTGTCCTCATGTGTTTTTTGCAGGGAATCAGGAAAGTTTTGGAACAAGAAAAGCGAAAG GTCCTCAAGGCCAGGAAGTGTGTTTGGTATCAATTCCGGAATTCTCAACAACACTTCAAGCatgtttattgaatttgaaaaacttgGAATGCAATCTGGTCTCATTTAaatcttga
- the LOC123307243 gene encoding uncharacterized protein LOC123307243, giving the protein MEMFRQILLLLILPTISYGEPNFEDLVLQKCALTEYKKFIECVEDLISTNRKQPTPKSQSCKLCDCDRCKREDYGGFSENNCCRGCCPFKPCDTRHCCFKTCHSGCETAACRYSCRHSCFSYVEKENSINKSDSSRMYEEDALNITTKVNINNVINNTNSFEIPVRLNSNNRNEIIVDNENNHENVLMIRDSTCCEKSKCEPRRKFPFLKCNFNTNLQGENSSIKNTYKSPIVMLCGNSDNCSIILDTLSDVGINQTNLTMRNNESLPLKAPIYSSFTWSHPMQSFVPPVYTNPFPNYYSLYSRNPYYYPYQFYSPNSFSTNVPMFVKVQNSPASYTPYQNSYMRQPYTTFPINYQFPFVPYRSTQIPFQPHENYPMSWTDFGRNFDYSMSQQFVPFKN; this is encoded by the exons ATGGAG ATGTTTCGTCAAATTCTCCTACTTCTAATACTTCCGACAATATCTTACGGAGAACCGAACTTCGAAGATCTAGTTTTGCAAAAGTGTGCTTTGACAGAATACAAGAAATTCATCGAATGTGTTGAAGATCTGATATCAACTAACAGAAAGCAGCCAACACCAAAGTCACAATCCTGTAAACTTTGTGATTGTGATCGATGTAAGAGAGAGGATTATGGAGGATTTTCGGAAAACAACTGTTGCAGAGGCTGCTGTCCGTTCAAACCATGTGACACCCGGCATTGCTGTTTCAAAACTTGTCATTCTGGATGTGAAACAGCGGCTTGCAGATATTCATGCAGGCATTCTTGTTTCAGCTACGTTGAAAAAGAAAATAGTATCAACAAATCCGATAGTTCCAGGATGTATGAAGAAGATGCGCTAAATATAACAACAAAAGTCAATATAAACAATGTTATCAATAACACCAACAGCTTTGAAATTCCTGTCAGGCTGAATTCGAACAATAGGAATGAAATAATTGTAGACAATGAGAATAACCATGAAAATGTGTTGATGATTCGAGATTCAACATGTTGCGAAAAATCTAAATGTGAACCAAGACGAAAATTTCCTTTTCTGAAATGTAATTTTAATACCAACTTGCAAGGTGAAAATTCATCCATCAAAAATACATATAAATCCCCTATAGTGATGCTTTGTGGAAACTCAGATAATTGCAGCATCATCTTGGATACTCTGTCAGATGTTGGTATAAATCAAACAAATTTAACCATGAGGAACAATGAATCATTGCCACTAAAAGCACCGATATATTCTTCCTTTACTTGGTCTCATCCCATGCAGAGTTTCGTTCCTCCAGTCTATACTAATCCTTTTccaaattattattcattatattCGAGAAATCCATACTATTACCCCTATCAGTTTTATTCGCCAAATTCCTTCTCAACTAACGTTCCAATGTTCGTCAAAGTTCAAAATTCACCCGCAAGTTATACTCCATATCAAAATTCATATATGCGACAACCTTACACAACTTTTCCCATAAATTACCAATTTCCTTTTGTGCCATATCGATCTACTCAAATACCCTTCCAACCACATGAAAATTATCCAATGAGTTGGACGGATTTTGGGAGGAATTTCGATTATTCGATGAGCCAACAATTcgttccattcaaaaattga
- the LOC123306799 gene encoding uncharacterized protein LOC123306799 has protein sequence MMRSGCITIFALTYYVDYRCYRGFKFYFEFGTSYFFGYLLLDTLSLCEEGASSQILYKMKNFIFFGICFLLVVSFISQVESDSICTSNCDNGCNSDCSSGCNSDCSTGCKTNCQTPCRRKCKTADCRSKCDVKEPEEPEVQKTKETIVMPSTDAGSKTSNVNDIKNDYSVDINPNITLTNSISNMNKIDVPINVTSVNVNNIRVSSSDSRSSQTNITTGGGSGCSGKNPPPNCIRNQKQIVIIPYPQRPPPQIVTPPPQPRFIVQPIVREPIIVQAPQTPSPPPQRIPIIVPTPIIQQNPVPVQPQPTIVQPMPQYYWFSQQYIRQPQQTIITPQQQVTYSAQSLPCGAPGGQCGSYCLNQPCSTQNQQIIPMNYPIPTAPCQSGGCGSRMMYAITSPYISSNQASQYIGIDPFYSRNGIPQFDQISSTNGLSQNRALYNSRNVLRQNNNMNSPFVNQIPVGVDSYFIPDQFSRYQIQGGNSTEFQRKSD, from the exons ATGATGCGATCTGGATGTATAACAATTTTTGCCTTGACTTATTATGTAGATTATCGGTGTTATCGTGGATTCAAATTCTATTTTGAATTTGGGACATCATACTTTTTTGGATATCTGCTGTTAGATACGTTGAGTTTGTGTGAAGAAGGAGCATCATCTCAAATTTTATACAAG atgaaaaatttcatatttttcggaatatgcTTTTTATTAGTCGTCAGTTTTATATCGCAAGTAGAATCAGATTCCATATGCACCAGCAATTGCGACAATGGTTGCAATTCTGACTGTTCTTCAGGGTGCAATTCCGATTGTTCAACTGGATGTAAGACTAACTGCCAGACACCATGCAGAAGAAAATGCAAAACCGCAGATTGTCGCAGCAAATGCGATGTGAAGGAACCCGAAGAGCCAGAAGTGCAGAAAACAAAAGAGACCATCGTCATGCCGTCGACGGATGCAGGAAGCAAAACAAGTAATGTCAACGATATAAAAAACGACTACAGCGTTGATATCAATCCAAACATCACTCTGaccaattcaatttccaataTGAACAAAATTGATGTTCCTATAAACGTAACATCAGTTAATGTGAATAATATACGCGTCAGTTCATCAGATTCCAGGAGCTCGCAAACAAATATAACAACTGGTGGGGGTAGTgggtgttcaggaaaaaatccaCCTCCAAATTGCATAAGGAACCAGAAGCAGATAGTTATCATCCCGTATCCTCAGAGGCCCCCACCACAGATAGTGACACCTCCTCCACAACCTAGGTTTATTGTCCAACCCATTGTTCGAGAACCCATCATAGTTCAAGCTCCCCAAACTCCCTCACCACCCCCTCAAAGAATTCCAATCATAGTTCCAACTCCCATAATACAGCAAAATCCTGTACCTGTTCAGCCACAACCGACCATTGTTCAGCCCATGCCTCAGTACTACTGGTTTTCACAACAGTATATTCGGCAACCACAACAAACAATAATCACTCCTCAGCAACAGGTGACTTACTCAGCTCAGTCCCTACCCTGTGGAGCACCAGGAGGTCAATGTGGTTCTTATTGCTTGAATCAACCGTGTTCAACTCAAAACCAGCAGATTATTCCAATGAACTATCCTATTCCCACAGCACCTTGCCAAAGTGGAGGCTGTGGTAGTAGAATGATGTATGCCATCACGAGCCCTTACATTTCTTCGAATCAAGCTTCCCAGTACATCGGAATTGATCCGTTTTATTCAAGAAATGGTATACCTCAATTTGATCAGATCAGTTCTACTAATGGGCTTTCCCAAAATAGAGCATTGTATAATTCAAGAAATGTACTAAGGCAAAATAATAATATGAACAGTCCTTTTGTGAATCAAATACCTGTAGGAGTTGATTCTTACTTCATTCCAGACCAATTTTCAAGATACCAAATACAGGGTGGAAATTCTACAGAATTCCAGAGAAAATCTGATTAA